Proteins encoded in a region of the Agromyces protaetiae genome:
- the kdpC gene encoding potassium-transporting ATPase subunit KdpC produces MTSTRQTMRTHWVALRALLVFTAVLGVAYTLVVTGIGQLVLPAQANGSLERGANGEVVGSALIGQSFADRDGMPLPEWFQPRPSAAGDGYDSGASSGSNLGPENADLVAAIADRKAQVAELDGVSETDVPVDALTASGSGLDPHISPEYALLQVPRVTAERDLDEADVRALVDAHTRGRDLGYLGEPTVNVLQLNLALAELRD; encoded by the coding sequence ATGACCTCCACCAGGCAGACCATGCGCACCCACTGGGTGGCGCTCCGCGCCCTGCTCGTCTTCACCGCGGTGCTCGGCGTCGCGTACACCCTCGTCGTCACGGGCATCGGGCAGCTCGTGCTGCCCGCGCAGGCGAACGGGTCACTCGAACGCGGCGCGAACGGCGAGGTGGTCGGCTCGGCCCTCATCGGCCAGTCGTTCGCCGACCGCGACGGCATGCCGCTGCCCGAGTGGTTCCAGCCGCGGCCGTCGGCCGCGGGCGACGGCTACGACTCGGGCGCGTCGAGCGGCAGCAACCTCGGCCCCGAGAACGCCGACCTGGTCGCGGCGATCGCGGACCGCAAGGCGCAGGTCGCCGAGCTCGACGGCGTCAGCGAGACGGATGTCCCGGTCGACGCCCTCACCGCGTCCGGGTCGGGGCTCGACCCGCACATCAGCCCGGAGTACGCGCTGCTGCAGGTGCCACGTGTCACCGCTGAGCGCGACCTCGACGAGGCCGACGTGCGCGCCCTCGTCGACGCGCACACCCGGGGCCGGGACCTCGGCTATCTCGGCGAACCGACCGTGAACGTGCTGCAGCTCAATCTCGCGCTCGCGGAACTGCGAGACTGA
- a CDS encoding TetR/AcrR family transcriptional regulator: MGYWEHRKPVIRSRAIDVGDLARAAAALLDAGGLRSLTLRAVASQLDVAPASLYSRVASVDDLFDLALDRALADDPAIDTAVRDADLMDLMLTYYRHLVRHPWAPQVIAWRAPRGPSYIRLSERMIALLTDAGSSDPLTSAYILSNFVIGCATTAPMAVNEAATEIDRDVAPLYARAHARHAVDPEAVVGTGLRRLLSRP, encoded by the coding sequence GTGGGGTATTGGGAACACCGGAAGCCGGTCATCCGCTCACGTGCGATCGACGTGGGCGACCTCGCGCGCGCCGCGGCGGCGCTCCTCGATGCGGGGGGCCTCCGATCGCTCACGCTCCGCGCCGTCGCGTCGCAGCTCGACGTCGCGCCCGCGAGCCTGTACTCGCGCGTGGCGTCGGTGGACGATCTGTTCGATCTCGCGCTGGATCGTGCACTCGCCGACGACCCGGCGATCGATACGGCGGTGCGGGACGCCGACCTCATGGACCTGATGCTCACCTATTACCGGCACCTGGTGCGGCATCCGTGGGCGCCGCAGGTGATAGCGTGGCGAGCCCCGCGTGGACCCTCCTACATCCGACTGTCGGAGCGCATGATCGCACTCCTCACCGACGCGGGCTCGTCCGACCCCCTGACGTCGGCGTACATCCTCTCGAACTTCGTGATCGGGTGCGCGACGACCGCTCCCATGGCCGTGAACGAAGCCGCGACGGAGATCGACCGAGACGTCGCGCCGTTGTACGCCCGAGCTCACGCGAGACATGCCGTCGACCCCGAGGCGGTCGTCGGCACCGGCCTGCGCAGGCTGCTGTCCAGGCCCTGA
- the kdpA gene encoding potassium-transporting ATPase subunit KdpA: MEALFAVLQAVTLALVIAVLCRPLGDYMARLFTTDRDWKLERGLYRLVGVDPRTEQSWSAYLRGVLAFSVVGVLFVYLLQRLQAWLPYSLGLPAVPEGLSFNTAASFVANTNWQSYSPELTMGYTVQLAGLAVQNFVSAAVGIAVAIALVRGFARRRSGTIGNVWVDLFRGSFRLLLPLSVLGAMVLLIGGVIQNFTGFTEITTLTGGTQNLPGGPVASQEAIKLLGTNGGGFFNANSAHPFENPTAWTSLFQNVLMLAIPFALPRTFGRMVGSDRQGYAILAVMATLFVLSLTAVTLLESAGMGTAPELAGGAMEGKEQRFGIPGTTLFGSTSTLTSTGAVNGMFDSYTALGGMLPMLNMMLGEVAPGGVGSGLYGMLVLAVIAVFIAGLLVGRTPEYLGKKIGPREIKLASLYILVTPILVLAGTALSFAIPGVRADVEATSIWNPGVHGLSEVLYAFTSASNNNGSAFAGLTANTPWFNTALGIAMLLGRFIPIVLVLALAGSLAAQDRVPATTGTLPTHRPQFVGLLVGVTVIVTALTYFPVLTLGPLAEGLS; this comes from the coding sequence ATGGAGGCACTGTTCGCCGTCCTCCAAGCGGTCACGCTCGCGCTCGTCATCGCGGTGCTCTGCCGGCCCTTGGGCGACTACATGGCGCGCCTCTTCACGACCGACCGCGACTGGAAACTCGAGCGCGGCCTGTACCGGCTCGTCGGCGTCGACCCGCGCACCGAGCAGTCCTGGTCGGCGTACCTGCGCGGTGTGCTCGCGTTCAGCGTCGTCGGCGTGCTGTTCGTCTACCTGCTGCAGCGCCTGCAGGCGTGGCTGCCGTACTCGCTCGGCCTCCCGGCCGTGCCGGAGGGGCTCTCGTTCAACACCGCGGCGAGCTTCGTCGCGAACACGAACTGGCAGTCGTACTCGCCCGAGCTGACCATGGGCTACACCGTGCAGCTCGCGGGCCTCGCGGTGCAGAACTTCGTGTCGGCGGCCGTCGGCATCGCCGTGGCGATCGCGCTCGTCCGCGGCTTCGCGCGTCGCCGCTCGGGGACGATCGGCAACGTCTGGGTCGACCTGTTCCGCGGCTCCTTCCGGTTGCTGCTGCCGCTCTCGGTCCTCGGCGCCATGGTGCTGCTCATCGGCGGCGTGATCCAGAACTTCACCGGATTCACCGAGATCACGACGCTCACGGGCGGCACGCAGAACCTGCCCGGCGGCCCGGTCGCCTCGCAGGAGGCGATCAAGCTGCTCGGCACGAACGGCGGCGGCTTCTTCAATGCCAACTCCGCGCACCCGTTCGAGAACCCGACCGCGTGGACGAGCCTGTTCCAGAACGTGCTCATGCTCGCGATCCCGTTCGCGCTGCCGCGCACGTTCGGCCGCATGGTCGGCTCAGACCGGCAGGGGTACGCGATCCTCGCGGTCATGGCCACGCTCTTCGTCCTCTCACTGACGGCGGTCACACTGCTCGAGTCGGCGGGCATGGGCACCGCGCCCGAGCTCGCGGGCGGCGCGATGGAGGGCAAGGAGCAGCGCTTCGGGATCCCCGGCACGACGCTCTTCGGCTCGACCTCGACGCTCACGTCGACCGGCGCGGTGAACGGCATGTTCGACTCGTACACCGCGCTCGGCGGCATGCTGCCGATGCTCAACATGATGCTCGGCGAGGTCGCGCCCGGCGGCGTCGGGTCGGGGCTCTACGGCATGCTCGTGCTCGCGGTCATCGCGGTGTTCATCGCGGGTCTGCTGGTCGGCCGCACGCCCGAGTACCTCGGCAAGAAGATCGGCCCGCGCGAGATCAAACTCGCGAGCCTGTACATCCTGGTCACGCCGATCCTCGTGCTCGCGGGCACCGCCCTGAGCTTCGCGATCCCTGGCGTGCGCGCCGACGTCGAGGCGACCTCGATCTGGAACCCCGGCGTGCACGGCCTGTCCGAGGTGCTCTACGCCTTCACGAGCGCGTCGAACAACAACGGCTCGGCGTTCGCCGGCCTGACCGCGAACACGCCCTGGTTCAACACCGCACTCGGCATCGCGATGCTGCTCGGCCGGTTCATCCCGATCGTGCTCGTGCTCGCGCTCGCCGGAAGCCTCGCCGCGCAAGACAGGGTCCCGGCCACCACCGGCACTCTGCCCACCCACCGGCCGCAGTTCGTCGGCCTCCTCGTCGGCGTGACGGTCATCGTCACCGCACTCACCTATTTCCCCGTTCTCACGCTGGGTCCCCTGGCGGAAGGGCTGAGCTGA
- a CDS encoding response regulator transcription factor, which translates to MRILIADDDAQLQRALRITLAARGYDVVAAHDGAEAIDLAASAHPDLILLDLGMPNVDGTDVIRAVRGWSKVPILVLSGRTDSAEKVEALDAGADDYVTKPFAMDELLARIRARSRVVTGDEPDAAEFRVGELSVDLAAKTVRRGADGASVRLTPTEWRLLELFLRNPGKLLTRQMLLSDVWGPYHANDAGYLRLYVAQLRRKLEPVPSEPRHFLNEPGLGYRFEP; encoded by the coding sequence ATGAGAATCCTGATCGCCGACGACGATGCCCAACTGCAGCGCGCGCTCCGCATCACGCTCGCGGCCCGCGGCTACGACGTGGTCGCGGCGCACGACGGCGCCGAGGCGATCGACCTCGCCGCGAGCGCACACCCCGACCTGATCCTGCTCGACCTCGGCATGCCGAACGTCGACGGCACCGACGTGATCCGGGCGGTCCGGGGGTGGTCGAAGGTGCCCATCCTCGTGCTCTCGGGCCGCACCGACTCGGCCGAGAAGGTCGAGGCCCTCGACGCGGGCGCCGACGACTACGTCACCAAGCCGTTCGCGATGGACGAGCTGCTCGCGCGTATCCGGGCGCGCTCGCGGGTCGTGACCGGCGACGAGCCGGACGCGGCCGAGTTCCGGGTCGGGGAGCTGTCGGTCGATCTCGCGGCCAAGACGGTGCGGCGGGGCGCCGACGGGGCATCCGTTCGCCTGACGCCCACCGAGTGGCGCCTCCTCGAGCTGTTCCTGCGGAACCCCGGCAAGCTCTTGACCCGGCAGATGCTGCTCTCGGACGTGTGGGGTCCGTACCACGCGAACGACGCAGGATACCTGCGGCTCTACGTGGCGCAGCTGCGCCGCAAGCTCGAGCCGGTGCCGTCGGAGCCCCGGCATTTCCTCAACGAGCCGGGTCTCGGGTACCGGTTCGAGCCGTAG
- a CDS encoding RidA family protein, with the protein MPSAVTLIRSTSLSDVAEYAYAATAPAEARLIFLAGACPLNDDGSTAGIGDYAAQAEASVENLKTALAAAGAALTDVISTRVLVASTSQADLVTAWEVVRDAFGDHDAPSTLLGVTVLGYDHQLVEIEAVAAVVD; encoded by the coding sequence ATGCCCAGCGCCGTCACCCTGATCCGCTCCACCTCGCTCTCCGACGTGGCCGAGTACGCCTACGCGGCGACCGCGCCGGCGGAGGCCCGGCTGATCTTCCTCGCCGGCGCCTGCCCGCTGAACGACGACGGGTCCACGGCCGGCATCGGCGACTACGCCGCCCAGGCCGAGGCATCCGTCGAGAACCTGAAGACCGCCCTCGCAGCCGCCGGCGCCGCACTGACCGATGTGATCAGCACCCGGGTGCTCGTCGCATCGACCTCCCAGGCGGACCTCGTCACCGCCTGGGAGGTCGTGCGCGATGCGTTCGGCGACCATGACGCGCCGAGCACCCTCCTGGGCGTCACCGTGCTCGGCTACGACCACCAACTCGTGGAGATCGAGGCCGTCGCCGCCGTCGTCGACTGA
- a CDS encoding type II toxin-antitoxin system Phd/YefM family antitoxin, with the protein MSIVSVAEARSHFSEVIARSQQEAVFIERRGQRAAVVVSPEHYERMLEALEDAADAADFDEAIAEEGANIPWDEVTKDLGWD; encoded by the coding sequence ATGTCGATCGTCAGCGTCGCGGAAGCGCGGAGCCACTTCTCGGAGGTCATCGCCCGCTCGCAGCAGGAGGCCGTGTTCATCGAACGACGGGGCCAGCGCGCTGCCGTGGTGGTGAGCCCCGAACACTACGAGCGCATGCTCGAAGCTCTCGAGGACGCGGCCGACGCCGCCGACTTCGACGAAGCCATTGCGGAAGAAGGCGCGAACATTCCGTGGGATGAGGTCACGAAGGACCTCGGCTGGGATTGA
- a CDS encoding polysaccharide deacetylase family protein encodes MSLQWPGAVASASVVAFDLDGPTGGALIDGTIWSAPRRFAEGAYDVTSALPRTLRILERHGVTATYFVPGWVVERWPDAVRRIADAGHEVAHHGYRHERFADLTPTQQRDVIARSQEVFERVLGVRAVGYRTPTGDWSAETPAILVDEGFSYSSSLRDDHTPYLHVIDGEPTRLVEIPARVDLDDYAAFAYSRDPDYPSSGDRIAGYRPVLDNYLREADGHHAVGGCFITTFHPKVIATPGRARVVDRLVEHLAAQRDRWVAPAHRVADHARNAEERA; translated from the coding sequence ATGAGTCTGCAGTGGCCCGGTGCCGTCGCCTCGGCGTCGGTCGTCGCGTTCGACCTCGACGGCCCGACCGGGGGCGCGCTCATCGACGGCACGATCTGGTCGGCCCCTCGACGGTTCGCCGAGGGGGCGTACGACGTCACGAGCGCGTTGCCGCGCACGCTGCGCATTCTGGAGCGGCACGGGGTCACGGCGACGTATTTCGTGCCCGGCTGGGTGGTCGAGCGCTGGCCCGACGCCGTCCGCCGGATCGCCGATGCCGGCCATGAGGTCGCACACCACGGCTACCGGCATGAGCGCTTCGCCGACCTGACGCCGACGCAGCAGCGTGACGTGATCGCTCGTTCGCAGGAGGTGTTCGAACGGGTGCTCGGTGTGCGCGCCGTGGGCTACCGCACGCCCACGGGGGATTGGAGTGCCGAGACGCCCGCGATCCTCGTCGACGAGGGGTTCTCGTACTCGAGCTCGCTGCGCGACGATCACACGCCGTACCTGCACGTGATCGACGGGGAGCCGACGCGGCTCGTCGAGATCCCGGCGAGGGTCGACCTCGACGACTATGCGGCCTTCGCGTACAGCCGCGACCCCGACTATCCGTCGAGCGGGGACCGGATCGCCGGATACCGGCCCGTGCTCGACAACTACCTGCGCGAGGCCGACGGCCACCACGCGGTCGGCGGATGCTTCATCACGACGTTCCACCCGAAGGTGATCGCGACGCCCGGGCGGGCGCGCGTCGTCGACCGGCTGGTGGAGCATCTCGCCGCGCAGCGCGATCGTTGGGTCGCGCCCGCGCACCGGGTCGCCGACCATGCGAGGAATGCGGAGGAGCGGGCATGA
- a CDS encoding polysaccharide deacetylase family protein, with translation MTTARWPDGHRAAVLITVNVDAERSLLTLDPTLEGRTKTLSTARYGIRRGLPAILAELRHAAVPASFFAPGSVVREHPGAFDEIARDGHDLGIRGDDLERLDGIEPDERRRLIARAVEAFRDRGLEPTGFRLPRGDWPLGLAADLLDAGIDWSSSWVAGDLPAMLPAGDGRSLVDLPFHHVADDRQAFEWNFAPALPKGHSRIASYEETLESWTWEFEGCRDEGLLWVLTVHPHIIGTPGRIGLLREMLRRIRRHDDVWVARGSTLASWWRVHGEAPDAGSAERVFLAEAGWPHY, from the coding sequence ATGACGACCGCACGATGGCCCGACGGGCACCGCGCTGCGGTCCTGATCACCGTGAACGTGGACGCCGAGCGGTCGCTGCTGACCCTCGACCCCACGCTCGAGGGGCGTACGAAGACGCTGTCGACGGCGCGATACGGGATCCGCCGGGGGCTCCCGGCCATCCTGGCCGAACTCCGGCACGCCGCTGTTCCCGCGAGCTTCTTCGCGCCGGGATCCGTGGTCCGCGAACACCCCGGAGCGTTCGACGAGATCGCGCGCGACGGGCACGACCTCGGCATTCGCGGCGACGACCTCGAGCGGCTCGACGGTATCGAACCGGACGAGCGGCGACGGCTCATCGCCCGAGCGGTCGAGGCGTTCCGCGACCGCGGCCTCGAGCCGACCGGCTTCCGGCTGCCGCGCGGCGACTGGCCGCTCGGTCTCGCCGCGGACCTGCTCGACGCGGGCATCGACTGGTCGAGTTCCTGGGTCGCGGGCGACCTGCCCGCCATGCTGCCCGCCGGCGACGGCCGGAGCCTCGTCGATCTGCCCTTCCACCACGTCGCCGACGACCGCCAGGCGTTCGAGTGGAACTTCGCCCCCGCGCTGCCGAAGGGGCACTCCCGCATCGCGTCGTACGAGGAGACGCTCGAGAGCTGGACGTGGGAGTTCGAGGGGTGCCGCGACGAGGGCCTGCTCTGGGTGCTCACCGTCCACCCGCACATCATCGGCACACCCGGCCGGATCGGCCTGCTCCGCGAGATGCTCAGACGAATCCGGCGCCATGACGACGTCTGGGTCGCGCGCGGTTCCACACTCGCGAGCTGGTGGCGCGTGCACGGTGAAGCGCCAGACGCCGGAAGCGCCGAGCGGGTCTTCCTCGCCGAGGCGGGCTGGCCGCACTACTGA
- a CDS encoding ATP-binding protein — protein sequence MRRGRLRVLLGAAPGVGKTYTMLEEGRRLRDEGRDVVVAFVETHGRTATAAMVEELEVVARRSETHRGLALEEMDLDAVLARRPEIALVDELAHTNAPGGAHPKRWQDVDALLAAGIDVISTVNAQHIESLGDVVLEITGAPQRETIPDAVLRSADQIEVVDLAPQALRDRLAGGLVYPADRIDAALSNYFRLGNLTALRELALLWLADEVDQALKTYRAEHGIQGTWEARERVVVALPGGPEGETLLRRGARIAARSSGGELIAVHVTAPDGLRTRHPDAVAAQRALVERLGGSFHQVVGEDVPRALVEFARSADATQLVIGVSRRSRIAAAFTGPGIGATVIRESGDIDVHIVTHAAAGSTFSLPRLGGALSRTRLIAGFAVALVAGPLLSWLLTLFHSEASITSDVLAYQLLVIVVALVGGIWPGLFAAVLSGLTLNYLFIQPLYSLTITEPRQLLALLFYVANALLVSYVVDQAARRTRLAQRAAAESELLATVAGSVLRGEDALQAMVARTREAFGLSGVRLLVDGQPRVTDGEPATGDRVTSVPIGTRGVLELHGSDLEASERRLLQVIATQLDAAIEHGALASAAEAAGELAETDRVRSALLAAVGHDLRRPLTSASAAISALRAPDLSLARAERDELLDTAAESLDSLAALVTNLLDVSRVQAGALAVTLAPTDLGDVVFPALDELGLGPGEVELDLAEDLHPVAADAGLLQRVVVNLLANAVRHSPDGERVRLAASTFRGSTELRVADHGPGVPPERHDEIFTAFQRLGDTDNEAGLGLGLALSRGFVEGMGGTLTVEDTPGGGLTMVIALPVAEETA from the coding sequence ATGAGACGCGGGCGGCTCCGGGTGCTGCTCGGCGCCGCCCCCGGCGTCGGCAAGACCTACACCATGCTCGAAGAGGGCCGGCGGCTCCGCGACGAGGGCCGTGACGTGGTCGTGGCCTTCGTCGAGACGCACGGCCGCACGGCGACCGCCGCCATGGTCGAGGAGCTCGAGGTCGTGGCCCGCCGGAGCGAGACGCATCGCGGCCTGGCGCTCGAGGAGATGGACCTCGACGCGGTGCTCGCCCGCCGCCCCGAGATCGCCCTCGTCGACGAGCTCGCGCACACCAACGCCCCGGGCGGGGCGCATCCGAAGCGCTGGCAGGACGTCGACGCGCTGCTCGCGGCCGGCATCGACGTGATCTCGACGGTCAACGCACAGCACATCGAGTCGCTCGGCGACGTCGTGCTCGAGATCACCGGCGCCCCCCAGCGCGAGACCATCCCCGACGCCGTCCTGCGGTCGGCCGATCAGATCGAGGTCGTCGACCTCGCGCCGCAGGCGCTGCGCGATCGCCTCGCGGGCGGGCTCGTCTACCCCGCCGATCGCATCGACGCGGCGCTCTCGAACTACTTTCGCCTCGGCAACCTCACCGCGCTCCGCGAGCTCGCCCTGCTGTGGCTCGCCGACGAGGTCGACCAGGCGCTCAAGACGTACCGCGCCGAGCACGGCATCCAGGGCACCTGGGAGGCGCGCGAGCGCGTCGTCGTCGCGTTGCCCGGCGGTCCCGAGGGCGAGACCCTGCTGCGCCGGGGCGCCCGGATCGCCGCCCGGTCGTCGGGCGGCGAGCTCATCGCCGTGCACGTGACCGCGCCCGACGGGCTGCGCACGAGACATCCCGATGCCGTCGCCGCGCAGCGCGCGCTCGTCGAGCGCCTCGGCGGCTCCTTCCATCAGGTGGTCGGCGAAGACGTGCCGCGCGCGCTGGTCGAGTTCGCGAGGTCGGCGGATGCCACGCAGCTGGTGATCGGCGTGAGCCGCCGATCCCGGATCGCGGCGGCCTTCACCGGCCCGGGGATCGGCGCGACCGTCATCCGCGAGTCCGGCGACATCGACGTGCACATCGTCACCCACGCCGCCGCGGGCTCCACGTTCTCGTTGCCCCGCCTCGGCGGCGCGCTCAGCCGGACCCGGCTCATCGCCGGGTTCGCCGTCGCGCTCGTCGCCGGCCCGCTGCTCAGCTGGCTGCTCACGCTGTTCCACTCCGAGGCCTCGATCACGAGCGACGTGCTCGCGTACCAGCTGCTGGTCATCGTGGTCGCCCTCGTCGGCGGGATCTGGCCGGGGCTGTTCGCGGCCGTGCTCTCCGGGCTCACGCTCAACTACCTGTTCATCCAGCCCCTGTACTCGCTCACGATCACCGAGCCCAGGCAGCTGCTCGCGCTCCTCTTCTATGTCGCGAACGCGCTGCTGGTCAGCTACGTCGTGGACCAGGCCGCGCGACGCACGCGGCTCGCGCAGCGCGCCGCCGCGGAGTCGGAGCTGCTCGCGACCGTCGCCGGCAGTGTGCTGCGCGGCGAGGACGCGCTGCAGGCGATGGTGGCGCGCACCCGCGAGGCGTTCGGGCTCTCGGGCGTGCGACTGCTCGTCGACGGCCAGCCGCGCGTGACCGACGGCGAGCCGGCGACCGGCGACCGCGTCACCAGCGTGCCGATCGGCACGCGCGGCGTGCTCGAACTGCACGGGTCCGACCTCGAGGCATCCGAACGCCGCCTGCTCCAGGTGATCGCGACCCAGCTCGACGCCGCGATCGAGCACGGAGCGCTCGCCTCGGCGGCCGAAGCGGCCGGCGAGCTCGCGGAGACCGACCGGGTGCGCTCGGCGTTGCTCGCCGCGGTCGGACACGACCTGCGCCGGCCGCTCACCTCGGCCTCGGCGGCGATCAGCGCCCTGCGCGCACCCGACCTCTCGCTCGCGCGCGCCGAGCGCGACGAGCTGCTCGACACCGCGGCCGAGAGCCTCGACTCGCTCGCGGCGCTCGTGACGAACCTGCTCGACGTCAGCCGTGTGCAGGCCGGCGCGCTGGCCGTGACGCTCGCACCCACCGACCTCGGCGACGTCGTCTTCCCCGCCCTCGACGAGCTCGGGCTCGGCCCCGGCGAGGTGGAGCTCGATCTCGCCGAGGACCTGCATCCGGTCGCCGCGGATGCCGGCCTGCTGCAGCGCGTCGTCGTCAATCTGCTCGCGAACGCGGTGCGGCACTCGCCCGACGGCGAGCGCGTGCGGCTCGCGGCGAGCACGTTCCGCGGCAGCACCGAGCTGCGCGTCGCGGACCATGGACCCGGCGTGCCACCGGAGCGTCACGATGAGATCTTCACCGCGTTCCAACGACTCGGCGACACCGACAACGAGGCGGGCCTCGGGCTCGGGCTCGCTCTCTCGAGGGGCTTCGTCGAGGGCATGGGCGGGACGCTCACGGTCGAGGACACGCCCGGCGGTGGGCTCACCATGGTGATCGCGCTGCCCGTCGCCGAGGAGACCGCATGA
- the kdpB gene encoding potassium-transporting ATPase subunit KdpB, with amino-acid sequence MSTITTPTSATGAPADENHPHRHPKPKAPFGPKQLAAALPGALRKLHPRDMWRNPVMFIVEVGAALTTVIAIAEPFLGGPTASGGTAVPSSFTWAIAVWLWLTVLFANLAEAVAEGRGKAQADSLRHTRTSTVAHLVRGYDQATDASALRATISDVPSSDLRPGDLVVVTAGDLIPGDGDIVDGIASVDESAITGESAPVVRESGGDRSAVTGGTRVLSDRIVVRVTSKPGETFVDRMIALVEGASRQKTPNEIALNILLASLSIVFVVVALTLNPIASYAAAPASVPVLIALLVCLIPTTIGALLSAIGIAGMDRLVQQNVLAMSGRAVEAAGDVTTLLLDKTGTITYGNRRASEFVPLSGVDETELIRAAALASLADPTPEGSSIVELAADRGIRFTEQPAGEVVPFTAQTRMSGLDLADGEVVRKGAGSAVTAWVEEQGPVASLERSPSAERDELDEHVAAISRSGGTPLVVAKRDAGGTARVLGVVHLKDIVKDGLSDRFAELRAMGIRTVMITGDNPLTAAAIAKEAGVDDYLAEATPEDKLALIRTEQEGGHLVAMTGDGTNDAPALAQADVGVAMNTGTSAAKEAGNMVDLDSDPTKLIDIVRIGKQLLITRGALTTFSIANDLAKYFAIIPAMFAGVFPGLAALNLMQLHSPASAVLSAIIFNAIVIVLLIPLALRGVRFRAGDASKILGRNLLVYGLGGVIAPFIGIKLIDLVVSLIPGF; translated from the coding sequence ATGTCCACCATCACCACTCCCACGTCCGCGACCGGTGCGCCGGCCGACGAAAACCACCCACACCGGCACCCGAAGCCCAAGGCGCCCTTCGGGCCGAAGCAGCTCGCCGCCGCCCTCCCGGGCGCGCTCCGCAAGCTGCACCCGCGCGACATGTGGCGGAACCCCGTCATGTTCATCGTCGAGGTCGGCGCGGCGCTCACGACGGTGATCGCGATCGCCGAGCCGTTCCTCGGCGGTCCGACCGCCTCCGGCGGCACCGCCGTGCCGAGCAGCTTCACGTGGGCGATCGCCGTCTGGCTCTGGCTCACCGTGCTCTTCGCGAACCTCGCGGAGGCGGTCGCCGAGGGCCGCGGGAAGGCGCAGGCGGACTCGCTGCGGCATACGCGCACGTCGACGGTCGCGCACCTCGTGCGCGGCTACGACCAGGCGACGGATGCCTCCGCGCTCCGCGCGACGATCTCCGACGTCCCGAGCAGCGACCTGCGGCCGGGCGACCTGGTCGTGGTGACGGCGGGCGACCTGATCCCGGGCGACGGTGACATCGTCGACGGCATCGCGTCGGTCGACGAGTCCGCGATCACAGGCGAGTCGGCGCCGGTCGTGCGCGAGTCGGGCGGCGACCGCAGCGCCGTCACGGGCGGCACGCGCGTGCTCTCGGACCGCATCGTCGTGCGCGTCACGTCGAAGCCCGGCGAGACGTTCGTCGACCGGATGATCGCGCTCGTCGAGGGTGCTTCGCGGCAGAAGACGCCGAACGAGATCGCGCTGAACATCCTGCTCGCGAGCCTGTCGATCGTCTTCGTGGTCGTCGCGCTCACGCTGAACCCGATCGCCTCGTACGCCGCCGCCCCCGCGAGCGTGCCCGTGCTGATCGCGCTCCTGGTCTGCCTGATCCCGACCACCATCGGCGCGCTGCTCTCGGCCATCGGCATCGCGGGCATGGACCGGTTGGTCCAGCAGAACGTGCTCGCCATGTCCGGCCGCGCCGTCGAGGCCGCCGGCGACGTGACGACGCTGCTGCTCGACAAGACCGGCACCATCACGTACGGCAACCGGCGGGCGAGCGAGTTCGTCCCGCTCTCGGGCGTCGACGAGACCGAGCTGATCCGAGCCGCCGCACTCGCCTCGCTCGCCGACCCGACCCCGGAGGGCAGCTCCATCGTCGAGCTGGCGGCCGACCGGGGCATCCGCTTCACCGAGCAGCCGGCCGGCGAGGTCGTGCCGTTCACCGCCCAGACCCGCATGTCGGGGCTGGACCTCGCCGACGGCGAGGTCGTGCGGAAGGGCGCGGGCTCGGCCGTGACCGCGTGGGTCGAGGAGCAGGGGCCCGTTGCTTCGTTGGAGCGCAGCCCGTCCGCCGAGCGCGACGAGCTCGACGAGCACGTCGCGGCGATCTCACGCTCGGGCGGCACGCCGCTCGTCGTCGCGAAACGCGACGCCGGGGGCACGGCGCGCGTGCTCGGTGTCGTGCACCTGAAGGACATCGTCAAGGACGGGCTGAGCGACCGGTTCGCCGAACTGCGTGCGATGGGCATCCGCACGGTCATGATCACGGGCGACAACCCGCTCACGGCCGCCGCCATCGCGAAGGAGGCCGGCGTCGACGACTACCTCGCCGAGGCCACGCCCGAGGACAAGCTCGCACTCATCCGCACGGAGCAGGAGGGCGGCCACCTCGTCGCGATGACCGGCGACGGCACGAACGACGCGCCGGCGCTCGCGCAGGCCGACGTGGGCGTCGCGATGAACACGGGCACATCAGCGGCCAAGGAGGCCGGCAACATGGTCGACCTCGACTCCGACCCGACGAAACTCATCGACATCGTGCGCATCGGCAAGCAGCTGCTCATCACGCGCGGCGCGCTCACCACGTTCTCGATCGCGAACGACCTCGCGAAGTACTTCGCGATCATCCCCGCGATGTTCGCGGGCGTGTTCCCCGGGCTCGCGGCGCTGAACCTCATGCAGTTGCACTCGCCGGCCTCGGCCGTGCTGTCGGCGATCATCTTCAACGCGATCGTGATCGTGCTCCTGATCCCGCTGGCGCTCCGCGGCGTGCGGTTCCGGGCGGGCGACGCGTCGAAGATCCTCGGTCGCAACCTGCTCGTCTACGGCCTCGGCGGCGTCATCGCGCCGTTCATCGGCATCAAGCTCATCGACCTCGTCGTGAGCCTCATCCCGGGCTTCTGA